One Miscanthus floridulus cultivar M001 chromosome 11, ASM1932011v1, whole genome shotgun sequence DNA window includes the following coding sequences:
- the LOC136491296 gene encoding DNA-directed RNA polymerase IV subunit 1 isoform X1 produces the protein MRLLCRMELHDELPEATLNSIKFDLMTSTDMEKLSSMSVIEVSDVTSPKLGLPNSSPQCETCGSKSTRDCDGHFGVTKLAATVHNPYFIDDVVHFLNQICPSCLSPREGINMKRLGRETVQATSTCQYCSKDGSKLYPSVIFKTLSSPRVLLSKSKLHRNPSVMERISIVAEAAERVSNRSKGKGLLEGLPQDYWDFVPSENKQVQSNMTKIILSPYQVFHMLKKSDPELIKQFVSRRELLFLSCLPVTPNCHRVVEIGYGLSDGRLTFDDRTKAYRRMVDVSRRIDDYRQHPQFSVLASSLVSSRVSECLKSSKLYSKKTDGETSTDTSGMKWLKDAVLSKRSDNAFRSTMVGDPKIKLWEIGIPEDLASSLVVSEHVSSYNFENINLKCNLHLLAKEELFIRRNGKLMFVRKADQLEIGDIAYRPLQDGDLILINRPPSVHQHSLIAFSAKILPIHSVVSINPLCCTPFLGDFDGDCLHGYIPQSVRSRIELGELVSLHHQLLNMQDGRSLVSLTHDSLAAAHLLTSTDVFLKKCEFQQLQMLCLSVLTSVPAVIKSMNFQGSRWTGKQLFSMLLPSGMKFSCDRKLHILNGEVLTCSLGSSWLQNNTSGLFSVMFKQYGCKALDFLSSAQEVLCEFLTMRGLSVSLSDLYMFSDHYSRRKLTEGVKMALDEAEEAFRIKQILLDPINIPVLKCHDETEDVTYRQSDCIQSNPSVIRSSIMAFKDVFSDLLKMVQQHVSNDNSMMVMINAGSKGSILKYAQQTACVGLQLPASKFPFRIPSQLSCISWNRHKSLNYEAEGTNERVGGQSLYAVIRNSFIEGLNPLECLLHAISGRANFFSENADVPGTLTRKLMYHLRDIHVAYDGTVRSSYGQQIVQFSYDSGDDPVDKLGAPVGCWAACSISEAAYGALEQPVNGLEDSPLMNLQEVFKCHKATNSGDHNGLLFLSRHLKKYRYGLEYASLEVKNHLERVNFSDLVETIMIIYDGHDKIRKEGTWTTHFHISKEMMKKKRLGLRFVIEELTKEYNATRDQLNNAIPSIRISRRKCVVGDEGVKTSACCITVVALAEPNSMSQLDTIKKRVIPIILDTLLKGFLEFKDVEIQCQHDGELLVKVCMSDHCKGGRFWTTLQNACIPVMELIDWELSRPSNVADIFCSYGIDSAWKYFVESLKSATTDIGRNIRREHLLVIADSMSVTGQFHAISSQGLKQQRTRLSISSPFSEACFSRPAQSFINAAKQCSVDNLCGSLDAIAWGKEPFNGTSGPFEIMHSGKPHEPEQNESIYDFLRSPKVQNVEKNHLDTRRQSTENASVRLACKSKGSATVNGVAITIDQDFLHAKVSIWDNIIDMRTSLQNMLREYPLNGYVMESDKSKLIEALKFHPRGAEKIGVGVREIKIGLNPSHPDTRCFILLRNDDTTEDFSYHKCAHGAANSISPQLGSYLKKLYHRA, from the exons ATGCGACTCCTGTGCAGGATGGAGCTACATGATGAACTTCCTGAAGCTACTCTGAATTCCATAAAATTTGATCTCATGACCAGTACAGATATG GAAAAATTGAGCAGCATGAGTGTAATCGAAGTGAGTGATGTCACAAGTCCCAAGTTAGGACTACCAAATAGTTCACCGCAGTGTGAGACCTGTGGATCGAAAAGTACACGCGACTGTGATG GGCATTTCGGTGTGACTAAACTGGCGGCAACAGTGCACAATCCATATTTTATCGATGACGTTGTTCACTTTCTAAACCAAATATGTCCTAGCTGTCTCAGTCCAAGGGAAGGCATAAATATGAAG AGATTGGGGAGAGAAACGGTTCAAGCAACATCAACATGCCAGTATTGCTCG AAGGATGGCTCCAAACTTTACCCTAGCGTAATCTTTAAGACGCTGTCAAGTCCAAGAGTATTATTATCCAAGAGTAAACTTCACAGAAACCCTAGCGTGATGGAAAGAATTTCAATTGTTGCAGAAGCTGCTGAAAGAGTGTCTAATAGATCAAAGGGTAAAGGTTTGCTTGAAGGCCTGCCCCAGGATTATTGGGATTTTGTACCTTCTGAGAATAAGCAAGTCCAGTCAAATATGACCAAGATAATATTGTCGCCCTACCAA GTCTTCCACATGTTGAAGAAAAGTGACCCTGAACTTATCAAACAATTTGTTTCAAGGCGGGAGCTATTATTTCTATCATGTTTACCAGTAACTCCTAATTGCCATCGTGTTGTAGAAATCGGATATGGGCTTTCAGATGGACGTCTAACATTT GATGACAGAACAAAGGCTTACAGGAGGATGGTTGATGTCAGTAGGAGAATTGATGACTACCGCCAACATCCACAGTTCAGTGTTCTTGCAAGTTCACTTGTCTCGAGCAGAGTTTCAGAATGCTTAAAGTCATCCAAG TTGTACTCTAAAAAGACAGATGGGGAGACATCCACAGATACATCTGGAATGAAATGGCTTAAGGATGCTGTTCTCAGCAAAAGATCAGATAATGCTTTTAGGAGTACTATGGTCGGGGACCCAAAAATTAAGTTATGGGAAATTGGCATTCCTGAAGATTTAGCCTCAAGCTTGGTTGTTTCTGAGCACGTTAGTTCGTATaattttgaaaatataaatttgaagtGCAACCTGCACCTTCTAGCCAAGGAAGAACTATTTATTCGGCGAAATGGAAAGTTAATGTTTGTTCGGAAGGCAGATCAGCTAGAAATTGGTGACATTGCCTATAGACCATTGCAGGATGGTGATCTTATTCTCATCAACAGGCCTCCTTCAGTCCATCAACATTCACTGATTGCATTCTCTGCAAAAATTCTACCAATTCACTCTGTCGTATCAATCAATCCACTATGTTGTACACCTTTTCTGGGAGATTTTGATGGTGATTGTTTGCATGGATATATCCCACAATCTGTACGATCAAGAATTGAGCTTGGAGAGCTGGTAAGCTTACACCACCAGCTGTTGAATATGCAAGATGGTCGAAGTTTGGTGTCACTAACACATGACTCTCTAGCTGCTGCACATCTGTTAACAAGTACAGATGTTTTTCTGAAGAAATGTGAATTTCAGCAGCTTCAAATGCTATGCCTTTCAGTATTAACATCAGTACCAGCAGTTATTAAATCTATGAATTTTCAAGGTTCTCGGTGGACTGGTAAACAACTTTTCAGCATGCTTCTTCCTTCAGGCATGAAGTTCAGTTGTGATAGGAAGTTACACATCTTAAACGGTGAAGTGCTTACCTGCTCACTGGGGTCTTCTTGGCTGCAAAATAACACATCTGGTCTTTTCTCTGTCATGTTCAAACAGTATGGTTGCAAGGCACTTGACTTCCTTTCTTCTGCACAAGAAGTATTATGTGAGTTCTTAACCATGAGGGGCTTGAGTGTCTCTCTTTCAGATCTCTACATGTTCTCAGACCATTACTCAAGGAGAAAACTAACCGAGGGAGTTAAGATGGCACTGGATGAAGCGGAGGAAGCTTTCCGAATCAAGCAAATATTGCTAGATCCAATTAACATACCAGTTCTAAAGTGTCACGATGAAACTGAAGATGTAACTTACAGACAATCTGATTGTATCCAGAGCAATCCATCAGTTATCAGATCTTCAATCATGGCATTTAAAGATGTCTTCAGTGATCTATTAAAAATGGTGCAACAACATGTTAGTAATGATAATTCAATGATGGTGATGATTAATGCAGGAAGCAAGGGTAGCATATTGAAATATGCTCAACAAACTGCATGTGTTGGTCTTCAACTTCCAGCAAGCAAATTTCCCTTCAGAATTCCTTCTCAACTCTCATGTATTAGCTGGAATAGACATAAATCATTGAACTATGAAGCTGAGGGTACTAATGAACGTGTGGGAGGTCAAAGCCTTTATGCTGTGATCAGGAATTCCTTCATTGAGGGTTTAAATCCATTGGAATGTCTTCTGCATGCTATATCTGGCAGGGCGAACTTCTTTAGCGAAAATGCTGATGTGCCAGGGACATTGACAAGAAAATTAATGTATCACTTGAGAGATATACACGTTGCTTATGATGGAACTGTTAGAAGTTCTTACGGGCAGCAAATAGTTCAATTCTCTTATGATAGTGGTGATGATCCGGTAGATAAACTCGGCGCCCCAGTAGGTTGTTGGGCAGCTTGTTCCATTTCAGAAGCTGCATATGGAGCTTTGGAACAGCCAGTTAATGGTTTAGAGGACTCCCCTCTCATGAATCTACAA GAAGTATTTAAGTGTCACAAGGCTACAAATTCGGGGGACCATAATGGTTTGCTTTTCCTGTCGAGACATTTGAAGAAGTATAGATATGGTCTGGAATATGCATCCCTAGAAGTTAAAAACCATCTTGAGCGAGTGAACTTCTCTGATTTGGTTGAAACAATCATGATTAT ATATGATGGACACGACAAAATAAGAAAAGAAGGAACTTGGACCACCCATTTTCATATAAGCAAG GAAATGATGAAGAAAAAAAGATTAGGATTGAGATTTGTTATAGAAGAACTTACAAAAGAGTATAACGCCACCAGAGATCAGCTAAACAATGCAATCCCATCAATTCGTATCTCAAGGAG AAAATGTGTGGTAGGTGATGAGGGTGTTAAAACTTCAGCATGCTGCATCACTGTCGTAGCACTAGCTGAACCTAACTCCATGTCTCAGTTGGACACTATCAAGAAAAGGGTGATTCCAATCATACTGGATACACTGCTGAAAG GTTTTTTGGAATTTAAGGATGTTGAGATCCAGTGTCAACATGATGGTGAACTTCTTGTGAAAGTTTGTATGTCTGACCATTGCAAAGGTGGGAGGTTCTGGACTACTCTACAAAATGCTTGCATTCCAGTAATGGAGTTGATTGACTGGGAGCTGAGTCGACCAAGCAACGTAGCTGATATTTTCTGTTCATATGGCATAGACTCAGCGTGGAAATACTTTGTTGAA TCTTTGAAATCAGCAACTACTGATATTGGGAGGAATATTCGTCGGGAGCACTTGCTGGTTATTGCAGATAGCATGTCTGTAACTGGTCAGTTCCATGCAATAAGCAGTCAAGGTTTAAAGCAGCAGCGCACTCGTTTATCAATCTCGTCTCCATTTTCTGAAGCATGTTTTTCT AGGCCTGCACAAAGTTTTATAAATGCTGCAAAGCAATGTTCAGTGGACAATCTGTGTGGAAGTCTAGATGCAATTGCTTGGGGCAAAGAGCCTTTCAATGGGACGTCAGGGCCTTTTGAAATTATGCATTCGGGAAAG CCACATGAACCAGAACAAAACGAGAGCATCTATGATTTCCTACGCAGCCCTAAAGTTCAGAATGTTGAAAAGAATCATTTGGATACCCGTAGACAAAGTACTGAAAATGCTTCCGTCAGGTTAGCATGCAAGTCTAAAGGCAGTGCGACTGTCAATGGTGTTGCCATAACTATCGACCAGGACTTTCTTCATGCTAAAGTCAGTATATGGGATAACATTATTGATATGCGCACTTCCTTACAGAACATGCTAAGAGA GTACCCGTTAAATGGATATGTGATGGAGTCAGATAAATCAAAGTTAATTGAGGCCCTGAAATTTCATCCCAGAGGGGCTGAAAAGATCGGTGTTGGAGTAAGAGAAATTAAG ATCGGGTTGAATCCTAGTCACCCGGATACAAGGTGCTTCATTTTGCTGAGGAACGATGATACCACTGAAGACTTTTCTTACCACAAGTGTGCTCATGGTGCTGCAAATTCTATCTCACCTCAACTCGGAAGTTATTTGAAGAAACTATATCATAGAGCATAA
- the LOC136491296 gene encoding DNA-directed RNA polymerase IV subunit 1 isoform X2 — protein MELHDELPEATLNSIKFDLMTSTDMEKLSSMSVIEVSDVTSPKLGLPNSSPQCETCGSKSTRDCDGHFGVTKLAATVHNPYFIDDVVHFLNQICPSCLSPREGINMKRLGRETVQATSTCQYCSKDGSKLYPSVIFKTLSSPRVLLSKSKLHRNPSVMERISIVAEAAERVSNRSKGKGLLEGLPQDYWDFVPSENKQVQSNMTKIILSPYQVFHMLKKSDPELIKQFVSRRELLFLSCLPVTPNCHRVVEIGYGLSDGRLTFDDRTKAYRRMVDVSRRIDDYRQHPQFSVLASSLVSSRVSECLKSSKLYSKKTDGETSTDTSGMKWLKDAVLSKRSDNAFRSTMVGDPKIKLWEIGIPEDLASSLVVSEHVSSYNFENINLKCNLHLLAKEELFIRRNGKLMFVRKADQLEIGDIAYRPLQDGDLILINRPPSVHQHSLIAFSAKILPIHSVVSINPLCCTPFLGDFDGDCLHGYIPQSVRSRIELGELVSLHHQLLNMQDGRSLVSLTHDSLAAAHLLTSTDVFLKKCEFQQLQMLCLSVLTSVPAVIKSMNFQGSRWTGKQLFSMLLPSGMKFSCDRKLHILNGEVLTCSLGSSWLQNNTSGLFSVMFKQYGCKALDFLSSAQEVLCEFLTMRGLSVSLSDLYMFSDHYSRRKLTEGVKMALDEAEEAFRIKQILLDPINIPVLKCHDETEDVTYRQSDCIQSNPSVIRSSIMAFKDVFSDLLKMVQQHVSNDNSMMVMINAGSKGSILKYAQQTACVGLQLPASKFPFRIPSQLSCISWNRHKSLNYEAEGTNERVGGQSLYAVIRNSFIEGLNPLECLLHAISGRANFFSENADVPGTLTRKLMYHLRDIHVAYDGTVRSSYGQQIVQFSYDSGDDPVDKLGAPVGCWAACSISEAAYGALEQPVNGLEDSPLMNLQEVFKCHKATNSGDHNGLLFLSRHLKKYRYGLEYASLEVKNHLERVNFSDLVETIMIIYDGHDKIRKEGTWTTHFHISKEMMKKKRLGLRFVIEELTKEYNATRDQLNNAIPSIRISRRKCVVGDEGVKTSACCITVVALAEPNSMSQLDTIKKRVIPIILDTLLKGFLEFKDVEIQCQHDGELLVKVCMSDHCKGGRFWTTLQNACIPVMELIDWELSRPSNVADIFCSYGIDSAWKYFVESLKSATTDIGRNIRREHLLVIADSMSVTGQFHAISSQGLKQQRTRLSISSPFSEACFSRPAQSFINAAKQCSVDNLCGSLDAIAWGKEPFNGTSGPFEIMHSGKPHEPEQNESIYDFLRSPKVQNVEKNHLDTRRQSTENASVRLACKSKGSATVNGVAITIDQDFLHAKVSIWDNIIDMRTSLQNMLREYPLNGYVMESDKSKLIEALKFHPRGAEKIGVGVREIKIGLNPSHPDTRCFILLRNDDTTEDFSYHKCAHGAANSISPQLGSYLKKLYHRA, from the exons ATGGAGCTACATGATGAACTTCCTGAAGCTACTCTGAATTCCATAAAATTTGATCTCATGACCAGTACAGATATG GAAAAATTGAGCAGCATGAGTGTAATCGAAGTGAGTGATGTCACAAGTCCCAAGTTAGGACTACCAAATAGTTCACCGCAGTGTGAGACCTGTGGATCGAAAAGTACACGCGACTGTGATG GGCATTTCGGTGTGACTAAACTGGCGGCAACAGTGCACAATCCATATTTTATCGATGACGTTGTTCACTTTCTAAACCAAATATGTCCTAGCTGTCTCAGTCCAAGGGAAGGCATAAATATGAAG AGATTGGGGAGAGAAACGGTTCAAGCAACATCAACATGCCAGTATTGCTCG AAGGATGGCTCCAAACTTTACCCTAGCGTAATCTTTAAGACGCTGTCAAGTCCAAGAGTATTATTATCCAAGAGTAAACTTCACAGAAACCCTAGCGTGATGGAAAGAATTTCAATTGTTGCAGAAGCTGCTGAAAGAGTGTCTAATAGATCAAAGGGTAAAGGTTTGCTTGAAGGCCTGCCCCAGGATTATTGGGATTTTGTACCTTCTGAGAATAAGCAAGTCCAGTCAAATATGACCAAGATAATATTGTCGCCCTACCAA GTCTTCCACATGTTGAAGAAAAGTGACCCTGAACTTATCAAACAATTTGTTTCAAGGCGGGAGCTATTATTTCTATCATGTTTACCAGTAACTCCTAATTGCCATCGTGTTGTAGAAATCGGATATGGGCTTTCAGATGGACGTCTAACATTT GATGACAGAACAAAGGCTTACAGGAGGATGGTTGATGTCAGTAGGAGAATTGATGACTACCGCCAACATCCACAGTTCAGTGTTCTTGCAAGTTCACTTGTCTCGAGCAGAGTTTCAGAATGCTTAAAGTCATCCAAG TTGTACTCTAAAAAGACAGATGGGGAGACATCCACAGATACATCTGGAATGAAATGGCTTAAGGATGCTGTTCTCAGCAAAAGATCAGATAATGCTTTTAGGAGTACTATGGTCGGGGACCCAAAAATTAAGTTATGGGAAATTGGCATTCCTGAAGATTTAGCCTCAAGCTTGGTTGTTTCTGAGCACGTTAGTTCGTATaattttgaaaatataaatttgaagtGCAACCTGCACCTTCTAGCCAAGGAAGAACTATTTATTCGGCGAAATGGAAAGTTAATGTTTGTTCGGAAGGCAGATCAGCTAGAAATTGGTGACATTGCCTATAGACCATTGCAGGATGGTGATCTTATTCTCATCAACAGGCCTCCTTCAGTCCATCAACATTCACTGATTGCATTCTCTGCAAAAATTCTACCAATTCACTCTGTCGTATCAATCAATCCACTATGTTGTACACCTTTTCTGGGAGATTTTGATGGTGATTGTTTGCATGGATATATCCCACAATCTGTACGATCAAGAATTGAGCTTGGAGAGCTGGTAAGCTTACACCACCAGCTGTTGAATATGCAAGATGGTCGAAGTTTGGTGTCACTAACACATGACTCTCTAGCTGCTGCACATCTGTTAACAAGTACAGATGTTTTTCTGAAGAAATGTGAATTTCAGCAGCTTCAAATGCTATGCCTTTCAGTATTAACATCAGTACCAGCAGTTATTAAATCTATGAATTTTCAAGGTTCTCGGTGGACTGGTAAACAACTTTTCAGCATGCTTCTTCCTTCAGGCATGAAGTTCAGTTGTGATAGGAAGTTACACATCTTAAACGGTGAAGTGCTTACCTGCTCACTGGGGTCTTCTTGGCTGCAAAATAACACATCTGGTCTTTTCTCTGTCATGTTCAAACAGTATGGTTGCAAGGCACTTGACTTCCTTTCTTCTGCACAAGAAGTATTATGTGAGTTCTTAACCATGAGGGGCTTGAGTGTCTCTCTTTCAGATCTCTACATGTTCTCAGACCATTACTCAAGGAGAAAACTAACCGAGGGAGTTAAGATGGCACTGGATGAAGCGGAGGAAGCTTTCCGAATCAAGCAAATATTGCTAGATCCAATTAACATACCAGTTCTAAAGTGTCACGATGAAACTGAAGATGTAACTTACAGACAATCTGATTGTATCCAGAGCAATCCATCAGTTATCAGATCTTCAATCATGGCATTTAAAGATGTCTTCAGTGATCTATTAAAAATGGTGCAACAACATGTTAGTAATGATAATTCAATGATGGTGATGATTAATGCAGGAAGCAAGGGTAGCATATTGAAATATGCTCAACAAACTGCATGTGTTGGTCTTCAACTTCCAGCAAGCAAATTTCCCTTCAGAATTCCTTCTCAACTCTCATGTATTAGCTGGAATAGACATAAATCATTGAACTATGAAGCTGAGGGTACTAATGAACGTGTGGGAGGTCAAAGCCTTTATGCTGTGATCAGGAATTCCTTCATTGAGGGTTTAAATCCATTGGAATGTCTTCTGCATGCTATATCTGGCAGGGCGAACTTCTTTAGCGAAAATGCTGATGTGCCAGGGACATTGACAAGAAAATTAATGTATCACTTGAGAGATATACACGTTGCTTATGATGGAACTGTTAGAAGTTCTTACGGGCAGCAAATAGTTCAATTCTCTTATGATAGTGGTGATGATCCGGTAGATAAACTCGGCGCCCCAGTAGGTTGTTGGGCAGCTTGTTCCATTTCAGAAGCTGCATATGGAGCTTTGGAACAGCCAGTTAATGGTTTAGAGGACTCCCCTCTCATGAATCTACAA GAAGTATTTAAGTGTCACAAGGCTACAAATTCGGGGGACCATAATGGTTTGCTTTTCCTGTCGAGACATTTGAAGAAGTATAGATATGGTCTGGAATATGCATCCCTAGAAGTTAAAAACCATCTTGAGCGAGTGAACTTCTCTGATTTGGTTGAAACAATCATGATTAT ATATGATGGACACGACAAAATAAGAAAAGAAGGAACTTGGACCACCCATTTTCATATAAGCAAG GAAATGATGAAGAAAAAAAGATTAGGATTGAGATTTGTTATAGAAGAACTTACAAAAGAGTATAACGCCACCAGAGATCAGCTAAACAATGCAATCCCATCAATTCGTATCTCAAGGAG AAAATGTGTGGTAGGTGATGAGGGTGTTAAAACTTCAGCATGCTGCATCACTGTCGTAGCACTAGCTGAACCTAACTCCATGTCTCAGTTGGACACTATCAAGAAAAGGGTGATTCCAATCATACTGGATACACTGCTGAAAG GTTTTTTGGAATTTAAGGATGTTGAGATCCAGTGTCAACATGATGGTGAACTTCTTGTGAAAGTTTGTATGTCTGACCATTGCAAAGGTGGGAGGTTCTGGACTACTCTACAAAATGCTTGCATTCCAGTAATGGAGTTGATTGACTGGGAGCTGAGTCGACCAAGCAACGTAGCTGATATTTTCTGTTCATATGGCATAGACTCAGCGTGGAAATACTTTGTTGAA TCTTTGAAATCAGCAACTACTGATATTGGGAGGAATATTCGTCGGGAGCACTTGCTGGTTATTGCAGATAGCATGTCTGTAACTGGTCAGTTCCATGCAATAAGCAGTCAAGGTTTAAAGCAGCAGCGCACTCGTTTATCAATCTCGTCTCCATTTTCTGAAGCATGTTTTTCT AGGCCTGCACAAAGTTTTATAAATGCTGCAAAGCAATGTTCAGTGGACAATCTGTGTGGAAGTCTAGATGCAATTGCTTGGGGCAAAGAGCCTTTCAATGGGACGTCAGGGCCTTTTGAAATTATGCATTCGGGAAAG CCACATGAACCAGAACAAAACGAGAGCATCTATGATTTCCTACGCAGCCCTAAAGTTCAGAATGTTGAAAAGAATCATTTGGATACCCGTAGACAAAGTACTGAAAATGCTTCCGTCAGGTTAGCATGCAAGTCTAAAGGCAGTGCGACTGTCAATGGTGTTGCCATAACTATCGACCAGGACTTTCTTCATGCTAAAGTCAGTATATGGGATAACATTATTGATATGCGCACTTCCTTACAGAACATGCTAAGAGA GTACCCGTTAAATGGATATGTGATGGAGTCAGATAAATCAAAGTTAATTGAGGCCCTGAAATTTCATCCCAGAGGGGCTGAAAAGATCGGTGTTGGAGTAAGAGAAATTAAG ATCGGGTTGAATCCTAGTCACCCGGATACAAGGTGCTTCATTTTGCTGAGGAACGATGATACCACTGAAGACTTTTCTTACCACAAGTGTGCTCATGGTGCTGCAAATTCTATCTCACCTCAACTCGGAAGTTATTTGAAGAAACTATATCATAGAGCATAA